The following are from one region of the Marinomonas sp. CT5 genome:
- a CDS encoding PhoH family protein, producing MEKIYVLDTNVLLHDPLAIYAFAEHKVVIPMTVLEELDVIKDRRDKDVSREARVAINTIDKIVGDASPRELQAGVPIQTTNSDDSKLCEGSLAIYPDQQITLTDNVPFLNGNHDHANDNRIINVGLSLQATHPRSSVCLVTKDINMRIKAKGSGLERVEDYRKDKVLDDLDLMSKGYIQFNGSFWSTIESVKTEAHGRHTVHVINKNQLPNIYLNMFVVDEEDFIGFVVNLDQEHIFLLDINKQHLMNQNFWGILPRNLEQAMAFYLLRHDNSDLMVMTGPAGSGKTLLALAYGLQVTMEEKRFNKIIVARSTPPMAEDIGFLPGTEEEKMAPWLAAFDDNLEILHGADEHSFSSIDYVKQKANIQFKSLNFMRGRSFNNALIIVDEAQGLTQFQLKSIVTRVGSNSKIIVLGNLAQIDNKYITPLTSGLTYLVEKTKSFKYASIMHVNGIERSRLAEFAEENL from the coding sequence ATGGAAAAAATCTACGTTCTTGATACCAATGTGTTATTGCACGACCCGTTGGCAATATACGCTTTTGCCGAACACAAAGTAGTCATACCTATGACGGTTCTAGAGGAGCTTGATGTAATAAAAGATAGACGAGATAAAGATGTTAGCCGCGAAGCCCGTGTTGCTATCAATACTATAGATAAAATCGTTGGCGATGCATCTCCACGAGAACTGCAAGCAGGCGTTCCTATCCAAACAACCAATAGCGATGATAGCAAACTCTGCGAAGGCTCTTTGGCCATTTACCCTGATCAACAAATAACACTGACAGACAATGTGCCTTTTTTAAATGGCAATCATGACCATGCTAATGACAATCGTATTATTAATGTTGGTTTAAGCTTACAGGCAACTCACCCTAGGTCTTCTGTTTGTTTAGTAACTAAAGACATTAATATGCGCATAAAAGCCAAAGGGTCCGGCTTAGAGCGAGTAGAGGACTACCGAAAAGATAAGGTTCTTGATGATCTAGACCTAATGAGCAAAGGCTATATTCAGTTTAATGGCAGCTTTTGGTCAACCATTGAAAGTGTTAAAACGGAAGCCCACGGCCGTCATACCGTACATGTTATTAACAAGAACCAATTACCTAATATTTACTTAAATATGTTTGTGGTTGATGAGGAAGACTTTATTGGTTTTGTGGTCAATCTTGATCAAGAGCATATTTTTTTACTTGATATCAATAAGCAACATCTCATGAATCAAAATTTCTGGGGCATACTACCTCGGAATTTAGAACAAGCGATGGCGTTCTACTTATTACGTCACGATAACTCTGACCTAATGGTAATGACAGGCCCTGCAGGCTCAGGCAAAACACTACTGGCATTAGCCTACGGCTTGCAAGTCACCATGGAAGAAAAGCGTTTTAACAAGATTATTGTAGCAAGATCCACCCCTCCAATGGCAGAAGACATTGGCTTCTTACCCGGTACAGAAGAAGAGAAAATGGCGCCTTGGTTGGCCGCTTTCGATGATAACTTAGAAATCTTACATGGCGCTGATGAGCATTCGTTCAGCAGCATTGATTATGTTAAACAAAAAGCGAACATCCAATTCAAATCTCTTAATTTTATGCGCGGTCGGTCTTTTAATAACGCCCTAATCATTGTCGATGAAGCGCAGGGGCTGACACAATTCCAATTAAAATCCATTGTGACTCGAGTGGGCAGCAACTCAAAAATTATTGTACTTGGCAATCTAGCCCAAATAGACAATAAATACATCACCCCTCTTACATCAGGTTTAACTTACCTCGTTGAGAAAACGAAATCCTTTAAATACGCCAGCATCATGCATGTCAACGGCATTGAGCGAAGCAGACTTGCAGAGTTTGCCGAAGAGAACCTATAA
- the rpoD gene encoding RNA polymerase sigma factor RpoD — protein MPDTQQSRLKELIAKGKEQGYLTYAEVNDHLPDDLSDPEQVEEIIAMINDMGITVSEVAPDKDSLLMEEGDATDEAAAEEAAAALAAVEGDITRTTDPVRMYMREMGTVELLTRAGEIAIAKRIEEGTREVMAAISYFPGAVDVLLDAYAKVQEEEGRLSDIFSGFIDGDGEEPVFEDTATEEPIIEEDSIDSDDDDDDSDTAEEETDNGPDPEETALRFNDITRIYNELKVLLETRDRQDPVVQSKQEELSTSFAPIKLVPKLFDDLIDRVRSRMEKVRDQERLIMQVCVRKSGMPRTEFLKRFPSNETNPDWLKEQIASGADYAASLEENEAEFMRSQRKLRAVSKETGLTIAELKEINRRISIGETRARRAKKEMVEANLRLVISIAKKYTNRGLQFLDLIQEGNIGLMKAVDKFEYRRGYKFSTYATWWIRQAITRSIADQARTIRIPVHMIETINKLNRISRQMLQEMGREATPEELAARMDMPEDKIRKVLKIAKEPISMETPIGDDEDSHLGDFIEDDGAESPIDIATIEGLRESTTMVLAGLTAREAKVLRMRFGIDMNTDHTLEEVGKQFDVTRERIRQIEAKALRKLRHPSRSEHLRSFLDE, from the coding sequence ATGCCAGACACTCAACAGTCACGTCTCAAAGAGCTGATCGCAAAGGGTAAAGAACAAGGTTACCTAACTTACGCTGAAGTTAATGACCACCTCCCTGATGACCTTTCAGACCCGGAGCAAGTAGAAGAAATTATTGCCATGATCAATGACATGGGCATCACAGTTTCTGAAGTTGCTCCCGATAAAGATAGCCTTCTTATGGAAGAAGGCGACGCTACAGATGAAGCAGCCGCGGAAGAAGCCGCTGCTGCCCTCGCGGCTGTAGAAGGTGATATCACTCGCACAACAGACCCCGTTCGCATGTACATGCGTGAAATGGGTACTGTTGAGCTGCTAACTCGCGCAGGCGAGATTGCCATTGCCAAACGTATCGAAGAAGGTACGCGAGAAGTAATGGCTGCTATTTCTTACTTCCCTGGCGCAGTGGATGTTCTACTTGATGCTTATGCGAAAGTTCAGGAAGAAGAAGGTCGTTTAAGTGATATTTTTAGCGGCTTCATTGATGGTGACGGTGAAGAACCTGTATTTGAAGATACCGCTACAGAAGAGCCTATTATTGAAGAGGACTCAATCGACAGCGATGACGATGATGATGACTCAGATACAGCTGAAGAAGAAACTGATAACGGCCCAGATCCAGAAGAAACTGCGTTACGCTTTAATGACATCACTCGTATCTATAACGAACTAAAAGTCTTATTAGAAACTCGTGATAGGCAAGACCCTGTTGTTCAAAGCAAACAGGAAGAATTAAGCACCAGTTTTGCCCCAATCAAACTTGTTCCTAAATTGTTTGATGATTTGATCGACCGTGTTCGCTCGCGTATGGAAAAAGTACGCGACCAAGAGCGCCTTATCATGCAAGTGTGCGTGCGAAAATCAGGTATGCCAAGAACTGAGTTTTTGAAGCGTTTCCCAAGTAATGAAACAAATCCTGACTGGCTGAAAGAGCAAATTGCTTCTGGCGCCGATTACGCGGCATCACTTGAGGAAAACGAAGCTGAATTTATGCGTAGCCAACGCAAGCTTCGCGCCGTATCAAAAGAAACAGGCTTAACGATCGCTGAGCTAAAAGAAATTAACCGTCGTATTTCTATCGGTGAAACTCGTGCTCGTCGCGCCAAGAAAGAAATGGTTGAAGCTAACTTACGTTTGGTTATCTCTATTGCGAAGAAATACACAAACCGCGGTTTACAATTCTTGGACCTTATTCAAGAAGGCAACATCGGTCTGATGAAAGCGGTCGATAAGTTTGAGTATCGTCGTGGTTACAAGTTCTCGACTTACGCTACTTGGTGGATTCGTCAGGCAATTACTCGTTCGATTGCCGATCAGGCTCGTACCATCCGTATTCCTGTGCACATGATTGAGACGATTAACAAACTTAATCGTATTTCTCGTCAAATGCTTCAAGAAATGGGACGCGAAGCCACACCGGAAGAATTGGCTGCTCGCATGGATATGCCTGAAGATAAAATTCGCAAAGTGTTGAAGATTGCAAAAGAGCCAATCTCAATGGAAACACCAATTGGTGATGATGAAGATTCTCACCTAGGTGACTTTATTGAAGATGATGGCGCCGAATCTCCTATCGACATTGCAACAATCGAAGGGTTACGCGAATCAACTACTATGGTTCTTGCTGGGCTGACCGCTCGTGAAGCTAAAGTGTTACGCATGCGCTTTGGTATCGATATGAATACTGACCACACGCTAGAAGAAGTTGGCAAACAATTTGACGTGACACGTGAGCGTATCCGTCAAATCGAGGCCAAGGCACTACGCAAACTTCGTCACCCTAGCCGCTCAGAACATCTAAGAAGTTTCTTAGATGAATAA
- the dnaG gene encoding DNA primase has product MAGRIPDQFIDELLARTDLTDVVASRISLKKTGQNYSALCPFHNEKSPSFSLNPNKQFYYCFGCGAGGNAISFVMEHDHLDFVDAIETLAKDAGMEVPREQGAPDRYEQNAELLKRLSESSQFYQQQLTQHPDKKKATDYLSKDRGLSGQIAKVFGLGYAPPGWDNLLKKIGTRAESQEQLLLGGMLIEKKDQPGHYYDRFRDRIIFPIRDSRGRVIAFGGRAFGDEKPKYLNSPETPVFHKNQELYGLFEAKQNTPVLDQIVVVEGYMDVIVLAQHGITNAVATLGTSVNSQHIRKLFKLVSKVVLCFDGDKAGRAAAIRGLEASLPVMQDEKQIRFLFLPEGEDPDSLVRKEGKEAFNHRLEDASSLSHVLFDHARNQVTLNDEEGEAQFARNAMEMIKEIPKELTFRSVLIRQLSELSGIDSETLNNTAFKIRRQHTQQTNVSEYTQQDHTPHIQHYDGEAPDLSHYEYEPSHSDYDDFHQGDYAPHTAQPKIQGTFKKPFGKKPFSKGKFQKDEPDLPPAAPSLSRVKQASLCLLLHPHIAKEIDLPDPVINQANDELQIFCKIWRYFAKHPNKNTGHLLGEMTDKTTISSIYALLNHQDAATKQKITNAQQEVLDMVLALEKNLGLNSSIARLKSKGNESIKDNSSKQELRNLMDLIRQKKH; this is encoded by the coding sequence ATGGCGGGACGCATTCCGGATCAGTTTATTGATGAGCTTCTAGCTCGAACCGACTTAACCGATGTGGTTGCGTCCCGTATCAGCCTAAAAAAAACAGGACAGAACTACAGCGCCCTCTGCCCTTTTCATAATGAAAAGAGCCCATCCTTTAGCTTGAATCCAAACAAACAGTTTTATTACTGTTTCGGCTGCGGCGCTGGTGGCAATGCCATCTCCTTTGTCATGGAACACGATCACTTAGACTTTGTTGACGCCATAGAAACGCTTGCCAAAGACGCAGGGATGGAAGTACCGAGAGAACAAGGAGCACCAGATAGATACGAGCAGAATGCAGAGCTACTAAAACGCCTATCTGAAAGCTCACAATTCTATCAGCAGCAGCTAACCCAGCACCCAGACAAGAAAAAAGCCACCGACTACTTATCAAAAGACCGTGGCCTATCTGGCCAAATCGCCAAAGTGTTTGGCCTAGGCTATGCTCCGCCAGGATGGGACAACCTCCTAAAAAAAATAGGCACTCGCGCTGAAAGCCAAGAACAACTTCTGCTTGGCGGCATGCTTATCGAGAAGAAAGACCAGCCGGGTCATTACTATGACCGTTTTCGCGATCGAATTATATTTCCCATACGCGACTCTAGAGGCCGAGTCATTGCTTTTGGTGGCAGAGCATTTGGCGATGAAAAGCCAAAATATTTAAACTCTCCCGAGACTCCCGTCTTTCATAAAAACCAAGAACTCTATGGCTTATTTGAAGCCAAGCAAAACACCCCCGTTCTCGACCAAATCGTCGTGGTCGAAGGCTATATGGATGTCATCGTTCTTGCTCAACACGGCATCACCAATGCAGTTGCCACATTAGGCACATCGGTAAACAGCCAACATATACGTAAATTGTTTAAATTAGTCAGCAAAGTCGTGCTTTGCTTTGATGGCGACAAAGCGGGCCGAGCAGCGGCTATTCGCGGCCTTGAAGCCTCTCTCCCCGTCATGCAAGATGAAAAACAAATACGTTTTTTATTTTTACCTGAGGGTGAAGATCCCGACTCTCTTGTTAGGAAAGAGGGTAAAGAGGCCTTTAATCACCGCCTCGAAGATGCCTCCTCCTTGTCGCACGTACTATTTGACCACGCTCGAAATCAAGTAACTCTTAATGATGAAGAAGGCGAAGCTCAATTTGCGCGAAATGCCATGGAGATGATCAAAGAAATCCCCAAAGAGCTCACCTTTCGCTCAGTATTAATTCGTCAACTCAGCGAACTGTCTGGCATCGATAGTGAAACGCTTAACAACACCGCTTTTAAAATTCGGCGCCAACACACTCAACAAACTAATGTTAGTGAATACACACAACAAGATCATACGCCACATATTCAGCATTATGATGGCGAGGCACCAGATCTAAGTCACTATGAATACGAACCTTCCCATAGCGACTACGATGATTTTCACCAAGGAGATTACGCCCCCCACACAGCTCAGCCAAAAATACAGGGGACATTTAAAAAGCCATTCGGAAAAAAGCCTTTTTCAAAAGGGAAATTTCAAAAAGATGAGCCAGATCTACCACCTGCCGCACCGAGCCTTAGCCGTGTAAAACAAGCCTCACTGTGTCTTTTATTGCATCCACACATAGCAAAAGAAATAGATCTACCTGATCCAGTTATAAACCAAGCAAATGATGAGCTACAAATCTTCTGCAAAATATGGAGATATTTCGCAAAACACCCCAATAAAAATACCGGACACTTATTAGGTGAAATGACAGATAAAACCACAATTTCGTCTATTTACGCATTATTAAACCACCAAGACGCCGCCACCAAGCAAAAAATCACCAATGCACAACAAGAAGTGCTTGATATGGTTTTAGCGCTAGAAAAAAATCTTGGGTTAAATAGCAGTATTGCACGGTTGAAAAGTAAGGGAAATGAATCCATAAAGGATAACAGCAGCAAGCAAGAACTACGAAATTTAATGGATTTAATTAGACAAAAAAAACATTGA
- a CDS encoding GatB/YqeY domain-containing protein produces MSELKKLISETLKTAMRAKEKQRVTVIRTILSECKKIEVDERIELDDARVLAVLDKMNKQRKDSTQQYLDGGREDLAKIEQEEMTIISEFLPAALTDEEVGEIVKAAIAETGATSMQQMGAVMAIVKPQVQGRADMAQISKQVKAQLG; encoded by the coding sequence ATGTCAGAATTAAAAAAGCTCATTTCCGAAACCCTAAAAACAGCGATGCGAGCAAAAGAAAAGCAACGCGTTACCGTGATTCGTACCATTTTATCTGAATGTAAAAAAATCGAAGTCGATGAACGCATCGAATTAGATGACGCTCGCGTATTAGCTGTGTTAGATAAAATGAATAAGCAACGCAAAGACTCTACTCAGCAGTATTTAGATGGCGGCCGTGAAGACTTAGCCAAGATAGAACAAGAAGAAATGACAATTATCAGTGAATTTCTCCCAGCAGCACTCACTGACGAAGAAGTAGGTGAGATCGTAAAAGCAGCGATTGCAGAAACAGGTGCGACCTCCATGCAACAAATGGGTGCTGTCATGGCCATCGTCAAACCTCAAGTACAAGGTCGTGCTGATATGGCACAAATCAGCAAACAAGTTAAAGCACAACTAGGCTAA
- the rpsU gene encoding 30S ribosomal protein S21 has product MPAVKVKDNEPFDIALRRFKRSCEKAGVLAEVRRRECYEKPTTLRKRAAAAAVKRHAKKVSREQKKFQRLY; this is encoded by the coding sequence ATGCCAGCAGTAAAAGTAAAAGATAACGAACCATTTGACATCGCTCTACGTCGCTTCAAACGCTCTTGTGAAAAAGCAGGTGTTTTAGCTGAAGTTCGTCGTCGTGAATGCTACGAAAAACCAACTACTCTTCGCAAACGTGCTGCAGCCGCTGCTGTTAAACGTCACGCTAAGAAAGTTTCTCGTGAACAAAAGAAATTTCAACGTTTGTACTAG
- the tsaD gene encoding tRNA (adenosine(37)-N6)-threonylcarbamoyltransferase complex transferase subunit TsaD: MKVLGLETSCDETGIAIYDTENGLLAHKIYSQIAQHAEYGGVVPELASRDHVRKTLPLIDEVLQEAGMKKSELDAIAYTSGPGLVGALMAGATIGRSLAYALGIPALGVHHMEGHLLAPMLEESQPEMPFVALLVSGGHTQLVRVDGIGEYRLLGQSLDDAAGEAFDKAAKMIGLPYPGGPQIAALAKKGDPKSGLKFPRPMTDRPGLDFSFSGLKTAFLTAVHDALDNDRCDEQFKADAALAFETAVVDTLVIKCRRALEAEGLKQLIIAGGVSANQRLREQLESQLKKIKASVFYARPEFCTDNGAMIAYAGAQRLKNGHSSELSLSIRARWPLSELPPLKE, from the coding sequence ATGAAAGTATTGGGATTAGAAACTTCTTGTGATGAGACGGGTATCGCAATTTATGATACTGAAAATGGCCTATTGGCCCACAAGATTTATTCTCAAATAGCGCAGCATGCTGAATATGGCGGCGTGGTGCCTGAATTAGCCTCTCGTGATCACGTTCGTAAAACCTTGCCGTTAATTGATGAGGTATTACAAGAAGCGGGTATGAAGAAGTCTGAATTGGATGCGATAGCTTATACAAGTGGTCCTGGTTTGGTCGGGGCTTTGATGGCAGGGGCAACGATTGGTCGTTCTTTGGCTTATGCGTTAGGGATTCCTGCGTTGGGTGTGCATCACATGGAAGGTCACCTTTTAGCGCCTATGCTAGAAGAGTCCCAGCCAGAAATGCCGTTTGTTGCCTTGCTGGTTTCTGGCGGTCATACCCAGTTGGTTCGGGTAGATGGCATCGGTGAGTATAGGCTTTTAGGACAGTCCCTTGATGATGCGGCTGGAGAGGCTTTTGATAAAGCCGCTAAGATGATTGGTTTACCTTATCCTGGAGGGCCGCAGATTGCCGCTTTAGCTAAGAAAGGTGATCCTAAGTCTGGGCTCAAATTCCCTCGACCTATGACTGACCGCCCTGGTTTAGACTTTAGTTTTAGTGGTTTGAAAACAGCGTTTTTAACGGCGGTGCATGATGCATTGGATAATGATCGTTGTGATGAGCAATTTAAGGCTGACGCGGCTTTGGCGTTTGAAACGGCGGTAGTGGATACCTTAGTGATTAAATGTCGCAGAGCTTTAGAGGCCGAAGGCTTGAAGCAACTGATTATCGCTGGCGGTGTGAGTGCCAATCAGCGTTTACGTGAGCAGCTTGAAAGTCAGTTGAAGAAAATTAAAGCCAGTGTGTTTTATGCTCGACCAGAGTTTTGTACGGATAATGGTGCCATGATTGCTTATGCTGGTGCCCAGCGTTTAAAGAATGGCCACTCTTCTGAGCTAAGTTTGTCTATCCGTGCACGTTGGCCATTGTCAGAGTTGCCACCATTGAAGGAATAA
- the folB gene encoding dihydroneopterin aldolase produces the protein MKDLVFIEGLKTQAVIGVYDWEKKIKQDLVFDLEMEHDNRVPAATDDLSKTLDYEAISNFIVAFCAERQFELIETLAEHLVGEMIGQFKLNAITLTLRKPDAVPAAQAVGVKIHRKSAVTY, from the coding sequence ATGAAAGATTTGGTCTTTATTGAGGGACTAAAAACCCAAGCGGTTATTGGTGTCTACGATTGGGAAAAAAAGATTAAGCAGGATTTAGTGTTTGATTTGGAAATGGAGCATGATAACCGTGTTCCAGCAGCAACCGATGATCTTTCTAAAACATTGGATTATGAAGCAATATCCAATTTTATTGTGGCATTTTGTGCTGAGCGACAGTTTGAGTTAATCGAAACGTTGGCGGAGCACTTGGTTGGTGAAATGATTGGTCAGTTTAAACTGAATGCCATCACGTTAACTTTGCGTAAACCTGATGCTGTGCCTGCCGCCCAAGCCGTCGGTGTGAAAATTCACAGGAAGTCTGCTGTTACTTATTAG
- a CDS encoding tRNA nucleotidyltransferase: MTKAFYQVYLVGGAVRDALLELPVIDHDWVVTGATPKQLEERGFQQVGKQFPVFLHPKSKEEYALARKEKKQGEGYTGFICDFSPDIRLEEDLERRDLTINAIAQDKHGNLIDPFNGQQDIINRVLRHVSNAFVEDPLRVLRVARFAARFHHFGFSIAPETLSLMQKISESGELNTLSAERIWRELEKALNTSHADVFFSVLKEAHALETLFPEFIWDSLNAGASNQTDITPAQRWAILCKHTPLAKLEQLHQRIRCPNQFKILAEQTRSFIENQHIPMDAKAWENWLISVNAIKKPQPYALLVEVLSRLSNSKMEDWLTLRETIASINAASLMKQGFSGAELGKALKQARVSALDKTPSPLIR, translated from the coding sequence GTGACCAAAGCCTTTTACCAAGTTTATCTCGTTGGCGGCGCCGTTAGAGATGCATTACTGGAACTCCCAGTCATCGATCATGATTGGGTTGTTACCGGTGCCACCCCAAAACAGCTTGAGGAAAGGGGTTTTCAACAGGTAGGCAAACAATTCCCAGTATTTCTCCACCCCAAAAGCAAAGAAGAGTACGCACTCGCCCGCAAAGAGAAAAAACAAGGCGAAGGCTACACGGGGTTTATTTGTGATTTTTCTCCAGACATCCGTTTAGAAGAAGACCTAGAGCGAAGAGATCTCACGATCAATGCCATTGCACAAGATAAACATGGCAACTTGATCGATCCGTTTAATGGCCAACAAGATATAATCAATAGAGTACTGCGCCATGTCTCCAATGCTTTTGTAGAAGACCCATTACGCGTATTGCGAGTCGCTCGCTTTGCCGCTCGATTTCATCATTTTGGCTTCAGTATCGCGCCAGAGACCCTGTCTTTAATGCAAAAAATTAGCGAATCTGGAGAACTCAACACCCTAAGTGCAGAACGAATTTGGAGAGAATTAGAGAAAGCGTTAAATACATCCCATGCTGATGTATTCTTTTCCGTCTTAAAAGAAGCCCACGCGCTAGAAACACTCTTTCCCGAATTCATCTGGGATTCCCTTAACGCTGGAGCATCAAATCAAACTGATATCACTCCCGCTCAGCGCTGGGCAATTCTTTGTAAACACACTCCCTTGGCAAAACTTGAGCAACTCCATCAGCGTATTCGTTGCCCAAACCAATTCAAAATTCTCGCAGAGCAAACCCGCTCCTTTATAGAAAACCAACACATTCCAATGGATGCTAAGGCATGGGAAAACTGGTTAATATCAGTAAATGCCATAAAAAAACCTCAACCATATGCTTTACTGGTTGAGGTTCTAAGCCGCCTATCAAATAGCAAAATGGAAGATTGGCTAACACTACGAGAAACCATTGCATCCATTAATGCCGCATCATTAATGAAACAAGGTTTTAGCGGAGCGGAATTGGGTAAAGCACTGAAACAAGCACGAGTATCCGCTTTAGATAAAACCCCTTCTCCATTAATCCGCTAG
- the glpE gene encoding thiosulfate sulfurtransferase GlpE has translation MTYTCIDIADALPIIENEAIIVDIRDLVSFENSHITNAISLSNDNVQDFIESTEKSRPIIVCCYHGNSSKGAAEYLASQGFKEVYSLNGGFSQWSAMFPEQCEIGN, from the coding sequence ATGACTTACACTTGCATCGATATCGCCGACGCTCTACCAATCATTGAAAACGAAGCTATCATTGTAGATATTCGTGACTTGGTTAGCTTTGAAAATAGTCACATTACAAATGCCATCAGCCTCAGCAATGACAATGTTCAAGACTTTATTGAAAGTACAGAAAAAAGCCGACCCATTATTGTTTGCTGTTATCACGGCAATAGCAGCAAAGGTGCGGCAGAATATCTTGCCTCGCAAGGCTTTAAAGAAGTTTATTCCTTGAATGGCGGTTTTAGTCAATGGAGTGCAATGTTTCCAGAGCAATGTGAAATAGGCAACTAA
- a CDS encoding symmetrical bis(5'-nucleosyl)-tetraphosphatase → MSTYVIGDLQGCLAPLIQLLEQIQYKAGQDKLWFAGDLINRGNESLETLRFIKSLGNNATVVLGNHDLHLLAVSYGFGKLKRGDTLSEILTASDRDELMEWLRHQPLFHYDEQLNTVMTHAGIPPCWDLHQAQALAEEVENELKSDNVDEFLSAMYGNKPNKWSDDLTGQDRLRAITNYLTRMRFCDENSKLDLASKEGINTATKGYAPWFNYPSKVPESCHIVFGHWAALEGKTQKERIHALDTGCVWGGSLTALRLEDRQRFSTPCTINRKNS, encoded by the coding sequence ATGTCGACATATGTAATTGGTGACTTACAAGGCTGCTTAGCACCACTCATTCAACTATTAGAACAAATTCAATACAAAGCAGGTCAAGATAAGCTTTGGTTTGCTGGAGACTTGATAAATCGAGGGAATGAATCGCTTGAAACGCTTCGATTCATAAAATCACTGGGTAACAATGCGACCGTTGTTCTAGGCAATCACGACCTTCACTTACTCGCCGTATCTTATGGTTTTGGCAAATTAAAGCGTGGTGATACGCTCTCGGAAATACTCACGGCCAGCGACCGTGATGAGCTGATGGAATGGTTACGTCATCAACCTTTATTCCATTACGACGAGCAACTCAACACAGTCATGACTCATGCCGGTATTCCTCCATGTTGGGATTTACATCAAGCCCAAGCACTGGCAGAAGAAGTCGAAAACGAACTTAAATCAGACAATGTTGATGAATTTTTATCAGCCATGTATGGTAATAAACCAAATAAATGGAGCGATGACCTTACGGGACAAGACCGACTTCGAGCGATCACAAACTATCTTACTCGAATGCGATTCTGTGATGAAAACAGTAAACTTGACCTAGCATCAAAAGAAGGCATAAACACCGCCACTAAAGGTTATGCTCCTTGGTTTAACTACCCGTCAAAAGTCCCCGAAAGCTGTCACATTGTTTTCGGACACTGGGCTGCACTGGAAGGCAAAACCCAAAAAGAACGTATTCACGCACTGGATACGGGGTGCGTATGGGGCGGGAGCCTAACGGCATTGCGCCTCGAAGACAGGCAGCGCTTCAGTACACCTTGCACAATTAACCGGAAGAACTCATGA
- the apaG gene encoding Co2+/Mg2+ efflux protein ApaG, translating into MQKYDVVVSVRTEYLAKQSTPSESRYVFAYHISITNCGTEPAKLQTRHWIITDGNEQVQEVKGSGVIGEYPYLAPGESFHYTSGTVMETVVGSMQGSYQFLADDGTEFKAPVRPFTLFVPNKVH; encoded by the coding sequence ATGCAAAAATATGACGTTGTAGTATCTGTTCGTACAGAGTACTTAGCAAAACAATCTACCCCCTCAGAGTCTCGCTATGTGTTTGCATACCACATTTCGATTACCAACTGTGGAACAGAGCCAGCCAAGCTTCAAACACGACACTGGATCATTACCGATGGCAACGAACAGGTTCAAGAAGTGAAAGGCAGTGGCGTCATTGGTGAATACCCTTATTTAGCTCCTGGAGAATCCTTTCATTATACCAGTGGCACAGTCATGGAAACCGTTGTCGGTAGCATGCAAGGCAGTTACCAGTTCCTTGCCGATGATGGAACAGAATTTAAAGCCCCAGTTCGACCTTTCACTCTCTTCGTCCCAAACAAAGTGCATTAA